Within the Candidatus Coatesbacteria bacterium genome, the region CCTGTAAGCGCCCGGAGGAATTGGCAGCCGCCGAGCGCGAGGAACGCAGTAGGGAACACTGGCAGTTGATCCGGGTCCTCGTCGGCGTCGCCCTCTCCCTGCCCCTGTTCATCGGCATGTTCTGGGAGGTTCTGCATCTGCCCTGGTTGATGCTCGGGCTGTCGACGGCGGCGCTGGCCTTCGTCGGTTGGCCCTTCTTCACCGGCGCTTGGGGTGAGCTGAAGCAGGGCTCGCCGGGCATGGACACCCTGGTGGCCCTGGGCGCCGGGGCGACCTGGCTCTTCGGCGCCGTCCGCCTGATCGGCGGCTGGGAGGGCCCCTACTACCTCGACGCCCCGGCGATGATCGTCACCCTGATCGGGCTGGGTAAATACCTCGAGGCCCGGGCCAAGGGCCGCGCCGGCCGCGCCCTGCGCGAGCTGTTCAGTCTGGCCGCCGACAACGCCCTGCGGATCGACGACGAAGGCGAGGTGCGCGAGGTCTCCGTCGACGAGTTGGCCGTCGGCGACCGTCTGCTGGTCAAGGCCGGGGCCAAGGTCCCCGCCGACGGCGAGGTCGTCAAGGGCTCCTCCAGTGTCGACGAATCCGCCCTCACCGGCGAACCCCTGCCCGTGCCCAAGAGTGTCGGCGACAACGTCGTCGGCGGCACCGTCAACGGCAACGGCGTCCTCGAAGTCCGGGTGACCCAACTGGGCGACGAGAGCGTACTGGCCGGGATCGTGCACCAGGTCAAGCGGGTCCAGGCCGGCAAGCCGCCGGCCCAGCGCCTGGCCGATCGCGTGGCCGGGATCTTCGTCCCCGTCGTTCTCGGCCTGGCCGTGATTACTTTCCTGCTGTGGTGGCTGCTCGGCGGCTCCCTGGAGACCGCTTTCGTCAACACGGTCAGCATCCTCGTCGTCGCCTGCCCCTGCGCCCTCGGCTTGGCCACGCCGATGGCCGTGATGGTCGGCGCCGGCATCGCCGCCAAGAACGGCATCCTCTTCCGCGACGCCGCCGTTCTCGAACGCGCAGCCCAGGTCGACACCGTCGTCTTCGATAAGACCGGTACCCTGACCCGAGGCCGACCCATGGTAACGGATATCGCCTCCCAGCCGCCCGCCGACGAGTTCCTCGCCCTGGCCGCCGGGCTCGAACGCGGCTCCAGCCACCCCCTGGCTCGGGCCGTCGAGCGCGCAGCCGGCGAGCGCGACCTCGAACCCGCCGAGTTCGATGATGTCGAGGAGCGCCCCGGGCTGGGTCTCGTCGGTCGCCGAAAGGGTAGCGTTTACCTCTTCGGCCAGCGTAAACTGCTCGAGGACGAGGGCGTCCAGGCCGAACAACTCGCGAGCTTCGAAGAAGAGCACGGAGCCCTCGGCGCCGCCGCCCATCTGGCCGTCGACGGTGACTACGTCGGCTCCCTGGCCGTCACCGACGAGCTGCGACCCGAGGCCGCCAGGGCCCTCGACGAGCTGCGCGAACTCGACGTGACCCCCATTCTGGCCACCGGCGACCGCGAAGGCCCCGCCCGGGCCGTCGCCGATCGACTCGCCATCGAGCAATTCCACCACTCGATGTCGCCCACCGACAAGGCCGAGCTGGCCGAGAAACTCCAGAGCGACGGCCGTGTCGTCGCCATGGTCGGCGACGGCGTCAACGACGCCGTGGCCCTCAGCGCCGCCGACGTCGGCGTGGCCCTGGCCTCGGGCACCGACACCGCCCTCGAGGCCGGCGACGCCACCCTCGTCCACGGCGGCGTCGGCGCCCTGGCCCGGATGCTGCGCCTGTCGCGCAAGACACGCCGCACCATCAAGGGCAACCTCTTCTGGGCCTTCGCCTACAACACCGGCATGCTCCCCGTCGCCGGGTTGGGCTTTCTCTCACCGATTCTGGCCGCCGGGGCCATGGCCCTCTCCTCGCTCTCCGTCTCCGTCAACGCCCTGCTGCTGCGCAAGCGAGTGGATTGACCGATCGCGGAGGGTC harbors:
- a CDS encoding heavy metal translocating P-type ATPase, with the protein product MAKREIIIELTGMHCANCAGNIGKALERTDGVQEAEANYADDSARVIYDPAVVEPEYLVKVIRGVGYGARLPEDACKRPEELAAAEREERSREHWQLIRVLVGVALSLPLFIGMFWEVLHLPWLMLGLSTAALAFVGWPFFTGAWGELKQGSPGMDTLVALGAGATWLFGAVRLIGGWEGPYYLDAPAMIVTLIGLGKYLEARAKGRAGRALRELFSLAADNALRIDDEGEVREVSVDELAVGDRLLVKAGAKVPADGEVVKGSSSVDESALTGEPLPVPKSVGDNVVGGTVNGNGVLEVRVTQLGDESVLAGIVHQVKRVQAGKPPAQRLADRVAGIFVPVVLGLAVITFLLWWLLGGSLETAFVNTVSILVVACPCALGLATPMAVMVGAGIAAKNGILFRDAAVLERAAQVDTVVFDKTGTLTRGRPMVTDIASQPPADEFLALAAGLERGSSHPLARAVERAAGERDLEPAEFDDVEERPGLGLVGRRKGSVYLFGQRKLLEDEGVQAEQLASFEEEHGALGAAAHLAVDGDYVGSLAVTDELRPEAARALDELRELDVTPILATGDREGPARAVADRLAIEQFHHSMSPTDKAELAEKLQSDGRVVAMVGDGVNDAVALSAADVGVALASGTDTALEAGDATLVHGGVGALARMLRLSRKTRRTIKGNLFWAFAYNTGMLPVAGLGFLSPILAAGAMALSSLSVSVNALLLRKRVD